The segment CATCAGCGACAACTCCTTCTCCGGCGAGTTTCcacaagagatcttcaacatCACAACCCTCAGAAGCCTTGACATAAGCCTAAACAACTTCTCCGGCCCTTTCCCAAACGGTGGTGTCTCTTCCTTAAAGAACCTCATCCTCTTAGACGCCCTGAGCAACAGCTTCTCAGGCTCGTTACCGACCGATCTCCCTCTCCTGGAGAACCTCAAGGTACTGAATCTCGCTGGAAGCTACTTCACCGGTTCGATCCCTAGCGAATACGGTTCTTTCAAGAACCTAGAGTTTCTTCATTTAGGAGGGAACTTACTTAGTGGGAACATACCTAAAGAGCTAGGGAATCTGAAAACTGTGATTCACATGGAGATTGGTTACAACTCTTACCAAGGAGTGATCCCTTGGCAGATAGGTTACATGAGTGAGCTCAAGTACCTAGACATAGCTGGAGCCAACCTCTCTGGCTTCTTACCAAAGCATTTCAGCAACTTAACAAAACTTGAGTCACTGTTCCTCTTCAGGAACCATCTCTCTGGTGAAATCCCATGGGAGCTTGGAAGCATCACTTCTCTTGTTAACTTGGACCTTTCAGACAACCATCTCTCCGGGACCATACCTGAGAGCTTTGCAGGTTTGAAGAATCTTAAACTGTTGAGTCTTATGTACAATGAGATGAGTGGGACACTCCCTGAAGGAATAGCTCAGCTTCCTTCTTTGGATACTCTCTTCATATGGAACAACTACTTCTCTGGTTCGCTTCCAAAGAGTTTAGGGATGAACTCTAAGCTTAGATGGGTTGATGTTTCAACCAACAGTTTCCAAGGTGAGATCCCTCAAGGTATTTGCTCAAGAGGTTTTCTTTACAAGCTCATGCTCTTCTCCAATAACTTCACTGGATCTCTGTCTCCATCTCTCACCAATTGTTCAGCTCTTGTTCGTATCCGCCTTGAAGATAATGCCTTCTCTGGTGTGATCCCTTTTAGCTTTAGCCAGCTTCCTGATATCTCTTACATAGACCTCTCTAGAAACAAACTCACCGGAGGCATTCCCCAAGATATCTCCAAAGCTACAAAGCTTGACTACTTCAATATCTCACATAACCCTGAGTTAGGAGGCAGACTTCAACCGGAGATTTGGTCTCTGCCGCGTCTTCGCAACTTCTCTGCCTCCTCCTGCGGTATCTCTGGCCCTCTCCCTGAGTTTGAGTCATGCAAGTCCATCACTGTTATTGAGCTGAGTAACAACAACATATCAGGGTTCTTAACACCATCTGTCTCCTCTTGCCGGTCTCTTTACAAGATGGATTTAGCTGGGAACATCATTGCAGGTGAGGTTCCTGAGTCATTGGCTAAGCTTCCACATCTGAAAGTCTTGGATTTATCAGACAATAGCTTGGCTGGTTCCATCCCATCTGACAAAGTGTTTAGATCAATGGGGAAAGAAGCATATGAAGGGAATGCAAACTTGTGTGGGCTTCCTTTGAAACCGTGTGCAGCAGCTTACAGCTCCAGGAAGCTTGCGTCTGTTCTAATAGCTTGTCTAGTTTCCTTTGTAATAATCGTAGCTGGAATCTTGGGGTTGTACTATGTTCTTCATAGAAGTCAAGGACGTTGGAAGATGGTGTCTTTCTCTGGACTCCCTCATTTCACAGCAGATGATGTTTTGAGGAGCTTTGAACCACCCGGCGAGGAGCCTCCGCAAGTATCATCCTCGGTGTGCAAAGCAGTTTTGCCTACAGGAATCACGGTCGCAGTGAGGAAAATAGAATTGCAAGGGAAGAAGAGAGGTGTTGTGTTGAAGGTTTTAACGCAGATGGGGAATGCAAGACATGTGAACCTGGTTAGGCTGCTTGGTTTTTGTTACAACAGTCATCTTGTGTATGTGTTGTATGATAGTAATAATAACCTGCATACTGGGACTCTGGCTGAGAAGATGAGGACAAAGAAGAGAGATTGGGTGACTAAGAAGAGGATCATCAGTGGAGTTGCAAAGGGACTTTGCTTCCTTCACCATGAATGTTACCCTGCAATTCCACATGGGGATGTGAAGTCTAGTAACGTTTTGTTCAATGATGGTGATAATAACAACATGGAGCCTTGCTTGGGTGAGTTTGGGTTCAAGTACATGCTACATTTGAACAAAGGCTTGGTCTCTTCAGGTAAAACTAACCATGACTGACACATAACGGAAAAATTCTTAGCGTAACTATATACTACTTTCTAACTTTAAACTCTCTAAAATGCAGATCGTATGGACGATGTAATAAGAGCAGAGCAGCAAAAGGACATTTATAGCTTTGGGGAGCTTGTTTTGGAGATCTTAACAAATGGTAAACTGAGGGATGCCGGGAGACTGGTACATAACAACAAGCCAAAGGATGTTCTTCTACGAGAAGTATACGCAGAAAACGAAAATGGTTTCGAACAAGAAGTTAAAAGAGTCGTTGAGGTCGCACTTCTATGCATATCAAGTAACCAGTCTGACCGTCCTTCCATGGAAGATGCACTCAGGTTTTTATCTGAATCACATAGTACTAGGTTGAAATAGGTACTGCAGACAAATTTGAACTGCACATAGTTTCCCTCATATAAAGTATTGTAttgtttgttcaaaaaaaaaagtaatgtaCTAAAACATTAGTTGCGTGACTTTTATTCGAACCATATGTTATGCTGATGTTGTTCTTGTATTAATTAATGCCTTGGTGCTActcttaaaagttaaaactgaGTTTGAATAGAAACACTAATGTTCAACAACTCTGAAACAAAGTAATTTAAAGTTCTGAAGCAAAACTTATTAAAGACAAGATCCAAACTTAAACCGacgacaaaagaaaaagataaaaacataacaaaaggTCTTAAAAGAGACCAAGATCAACACTGTCCGCAGCTTGGTTAAGCTCGAACACCACGGTTAAGACTCACCATACGGGTTGAGCCATCCATTTGCATACCACCACCTCTGTTTCCCGACCCAGCTCTTGCTGCATATCCTCCTCCTCGGTTCTGGCCCGACCAGTCTCTAGGCTGTCCTGGTCTTCCTCCATATCCAGATCTGTTGTTACCTTGTCTTCCTTGTCCATAACTCATGTTGTTGTCCTGCCATCTCCCACCACCTGATGCTGCTGCATAGTCCTGATTGTTGTCCCTTCTCCTCGAACTCAGATCAAGACCACCTCCACCGGTCCTTGCTTCCATTGCCCTTTCATTACTCTCTGCCAAAACCGATAGTTTCTCGGTTAGCTGGAAAGCCAATGACTGTAATCTGCTGTGTTGCACTTCATGGAAGACGATGCATCGTGTTGGCTGGTCCCAGCTTGCGTGAAGCTCTTCATTGATCATCATCTTACTCACAATGCTGTGAACATGTGCTTCGGTGACGTCAAACATCTTAGCCAGCTGTTCAAGGCTCAGGGACTCATAGGAGCTCGAGTATGTGAACAGGTAAGTCCTTAGAGCCTCTTCCTTGATCCTAGCTTTCACCATGTCGAGGATACTGTCCCGGTTCTTGAGCATTCTCCAGACATCAAGAGAGTTCAAAACATCGAACGCGGTCTGGAAATCTCCTTTGGTCAGGGCTCTGGTGGCTGCCATGACGTGATCACGTACATTTTCGGGTGGTGCATTGAACGCTTGCCTCTCGCTGATCTCAAGCAGGCGACGGAAATTCTTGCTGATCACTCTGCGTCTGGCTTCAAACGAGTTTGCCGCCATGTTTGGGACTTCAAGTAGCATGGCACCGATGAGGTGAACAGCCTCCAGGAGCTCGAGGTTTATGTGCATGTGGTATGGCATTTGCCTTCTCCTCTCCATCCTTTCCTGTTAAATCACCAGATGTTTAGATCACATATAAGTATACTGAATGAAACAACATGACCATAAGCATCCATGTTGAAATAGAGAAACAGATTTGTACGTAAAGGAAACAAAAACCCATGCACCAGAAATATAATACTAGAAACTATTCATACTCAATATGATTAGTCAGACTCATAGTGTCCGTAGTAGTGCTTCAGTCAAAACCATATACTAaacaattcatttttttttcacattctATTTGTATCAGAAGATAACAGAAAAGAGTAATACTGAATGAAACAACATGACCATAAGCATCCATATTGAAATAGAGAAACAGATTTGTacgaaaaggaaacaaaaacccATGCAGCTGAAATATAATACTAGAAACTATTCATACTCAATATGATTAGTCAGACTTATAGTGTTCGTAGTAATGCTTCAGTCAGAACCATATATTAaacaattcatttttttttcacctGCTATTTGTAATCAGAAGATAACAGAAAAGAGTAATTACCTGTTCGGGTGTCTTCTCATGGTATCGACTTTGAGAAACGCCTTGGGCAAGTAACTCCCTCACTCTCTGACCAGAGTAGAGTTCGGAGAGGCAGCTATGGGATTCAGTGATCATACCAACACGGAAGGCACAAAGGCCAAGCTGCGCCATGGTCCTGTTGAAGAGAATCTGTGTTGAGATATCCATG is part of the Raphanus sativus cultivar WK10039 chromosome 5, ASM80110v3, whole genome shotgun sequence genome and harbors:
- the LOC108861538 gene encoding leucine-rich repeat receptor-like protein kinase TDR, yielding MESNCKLLYAYFHLFLLFFTSLAQAADPQTDSLLTLKSQLTDNSNTLQDWSINNNTKPVPSCSWSGIRCNQNSTSVISINLSSKTLSGNLPGTLFLVFTDLVELNISDNSFSGEFPQEIFNITTLRSLDISLNNFSGPFPNGGVSSLKNLILLDALSNSFSGSLPTDLPLLENLKVLNLAGSYFTGSIPSEYGSFKNLEFLHLGGNLLSGNIPKELGNLKTVIHMEIGYNSYQGVIPWQIGYMSELKYLDIAGANLSGFLPKHFSNLTKLESLFLFRNHLSGEIPWELGSITSLVNLDLSDNHLSGTIPESFAGLKNLKLLSLMYNEMSGTLPEGIAQLPSLDTLFIWNNYFSGSLPKSLGMNSKLRWVDVSTNSFQGEIPQGICSRGFLYKLMLFSNNFTGSLSPSLTNCSALVRIRLEDNAFSGVIPFSFSQLPDISYIDLSRNKLTGGIPQDISKATKLDYFNISHNPELGGRLQPEIWSLPRLRNFSASSCGISGPLPEFESCKSITVIELSNNNISGFLTPSVSSCRSLYKMDLAGNIIAGEVPESLAKLPHLKVLDLSDNSLAGSIPSDKVFRSMGKEAYEGNANLCGLPLKPCAAAYSSRKLASVLIACLVSFVIIVAGILGLYYVLHRSQGRWKMVSFSGLPHFTADDVLRSFEPPGEEPPQVSSSVCKAVLPTGITVAVRKIELQGKKRGVVLKVLTQMGNARHVNLVRLLGFCYNSHLVYVLYDSNNNLHTGTLAEKMRTKKRDWVTKKRIISGVAKGLCFLHHECYPAIPHGDVKSSNVLFNDGDNNNMEPCLGEFGFKYMLHLNKGLVSSDRMDDVIRAEQQKDIYSFGELVLEILTNGKLRDAGRLVHNNKPKDVLLREVYAENENGFEQEVKRVVEVALLCISSNQSDRPSMEDALRFLSESHSTRLK